Proteins from a genomic interval of Youhaiella tibetensis:
- a CDS encoding Na/Pi cotransporter family protein: MYLTVVHLVAAIVLLIWAVRMVRTAVERSYSTQLRRVLAFASSSKLAAASSGATMAIALQSSTAAALLAIGFAGSGLMTASTGIAVQLGAALGSALVASILSLDLSWLTPLLIIAGGGLFLKGSARQTKQLGRLILGLAFTLISLQMMSEATAAWRDSPILAMGVGYLRNDLITAFLLAALLGWAIHSSVAAILLIASFSAHGLIPVEMSAALVLGVNTGGAVITVILTRAMDVRARRIALGNLVFQVLVAVALLLVLQFVRPPLEFMEAMPGSDVIVFHVAFNLFRVAVCLPFVSQMARFTERLLKPAPSDTMDVARLRQPALIREAKANPDTALASATRELLRMSELVEVMLQPVMDIYQTGDKVAIKQIKELEAEVNKSNSDIKLYLASLDWDSMDRDQKRRGQELTSFAINVEQAGDIVAKQLLKLAEQKCERNIKFSDQGWQELTDLHARVLGNMQLSLNVLVSEDRDSARQLIEEKDEIGAFERESIARHLTRLRAGTAASRESSDLHLETVHALKRINSALSGIAYSILSDSGDLLDSRLSKAAGAP, encoded by the coding sequence ATGTATCTCACTGTCGTACACCTGGTAGCGGCCATCGTGCTGCTGATCTGGGCCGTGCGTATGGTGCGAACAGCGGTGGAGCGCTCCTATTCCACCCAGCTCAGGCGCGTGCTCGCCTTTGCCAGTTCCAGCAAGCTGGCGGCCGCCAGCTCGGGGGCCACGATGGCCATCGCCCTGCAGAGTTCGACTGCGGCGGCGCTCCTGGCCATCGGATTTGCGGGCAGCGGCCTGATGACGGCCAGCACGGGCATTGCTGTGCAACTGGGCGCGGCGCTCGGATCGGCCCTCGTGGCCAGCATACTCTCGCTCGATCTTTCCTGGCTCACCCCCCTGCTCATCATCGCCGGCGGCGGCCTCTTCCTCAAGGGCAGCGCCCGACAGACCAAGCAACTCGGCCGGCTCATCCTCGGCCTCGCCTTCACCCTGATTTCGCTCCAGATGATGTCGGAGGCCACGGCGGCCTGGCGCGACAGCCCGATCCTTGCCATGGGCGTGGGTTACCTGCGCAACGACCTGATCACGGCGTTCCTGCTCGCTGCCCTGCTCGGCTGGGCCATTCACTCCTCGGTGGCCGCGATCCTGCTGATCGCCTCGTTCTCGGCGCATGGTCTCATACCGGTCGAGATGTCGGCCGCGCTGGTGCTGGGCGTCAACACCGGCGGCGCCGTCATCACGGTCATCCTCACGCGGGCGATGGACGTGCGCGCGCGGCGCATAGCGCTGGGAAACCTGGTCTTCCAGGTCCTGGTGGCCGTCGCGCTGCTGCTGGTCCTGCAGTTCGTCCGGCCGCCGCTGGAGTTCATGGAAGCAATGCCCGGTTCGGACGTCATCGTCTTCCACGTCGCCTTCAATCTTTTCCGCGTCGCGGTGTGCCTGCCGTTCGTTTCCCAGATGGCCAGGTTCACCGAACGCCTGCTCAAGCCGGCGCCGAGCGACACCATGGACGTGGCGCGGCTGCGCCAGCCGGCGCTTATCCGCGAAGCCAAGGCCAATCCCGACACCGCCCTCGCCAGCGCGACGCGCGAGCTGCTGCGCATGAGCGAGCTGGTGGAAGTGATGCTGCAGCCCGTGATGGATATCTACCAAACCGGGGACAAGGTCGCGATCAAGCAGATCAAGGAGCTGGAGGCGGAGGTCAACAAGTCCAACAGCGACATCAAGCTCTACCTTGCCAGCCTCGATTGGGATTCGATGGATCGCGACCAGAAGCGGCGCGGGCAGGAACTCACCAGCTTCGCCATCAATGTCGAGCAGGCCGGCGACATCGTCGCCAAGCAGCTGCTCAAGCTCGCCGAGCAAAAATGCGAGCGCAATATCAAGTTCTCGGACCAGGGCTGGCAGGAGTTGACGGACCTGCACGCACGCGTGCTCGGCAACATGCAGCTGTCGCTCAACGTGCTCGTTTCCGAGGATCGCGATTCGGCGCGCCAGCTGATCGAGGAAAAGGACGAGATCGGGGCGTTCGAGCGCGAGAGCATCGCCCGGCATCTGACGCGGCTGCGCGCCGGAACGGCGGCGAGTCGGGAAAGCAGCGACCTGCATCTGGAAACCGTGCATGCCCTCAAGCGGATCAACTCGGCACTCTCGGGCATCGCCTATTCGATCCTCTCCGACAGCGGCGACCTTTTGGACAGCCGCCTCAGCAAGGCCGCAGGGGCGCCATAA